The Verrucomicrobium spinosum DSM 4136 = JCM 18804 genome includes a region encoding these proteins:
- a CDS encoding FecR family protein, whose amino-acid sequence MDRETVRQQAMHWLVRKLNPAEWSAEDERHLQSWLKIRPEHLDEFLAAQATLAVMSQPGAFDRAEIARVLARPPATSRQTFTRRHLSGLAVAAVLTLSAAGVWILQSRNTYATGIAETRQITLPDGTRVHLDAQTSLHYEATGSGRTVHLRHGAAVFQVAPHPTPFKVAADTWSVRDIGTTFQVLLRHDAPHGTVEVGVAEGEVELTSERHPATPPVRLSAGEETTWEDGSDRPSDKTQTASPGDFATWRDGRLRYRNRPLSQVLADLQRHQKDRLVLLDPELGRLTVTGTLSTRDLKQAYTALEQILPLRFAVQGSGEVQVLRR is encoded by the coding sequence ATGGATCGCGAGACGGTGCGTCAGCAGGCCATGCACTGGCTCGTGCGCAAGCTCAATCCCGCCGAGTGGTCGGCGGAAGACGAGCGCCATCTCCAGTCCTGGCTGAAGATTCGGCCCGAGCACCTCGATGAGTTTCTGGCAGCCCAGGCCACACTGGCGGTCATGAGCCAGCCTGGAGCTTTTGACCGCGCGGAAATCGCCCGCGTTCTGGCCCGCCCACCCGCCACGTCCCGCCAGACTTTCACCCGCCGACACCTGAGTGGTCTTGCCGTAGCCGCCGTGCTGACCTTGAGCGCCGCCGGTGTCTGGATCCTCCAAAGCCGGAACACCTATGCCACTGGCATAGCTGAGACCCGCCAGATCACCCTGCCTGACGGCACCCGCGTGCATCTGGATGCCCAGACCAGTCTGCACTACGAGGCCACAGGATCAGGGCGCACCGTCCATCTGCGTCACGGAGCTGCCGTCTTTCAGGTGGCACCTCATCCCACGCCGTTCAAGGTTGCAGCAGATACCTGGTCCGTGCGCGACATCGGCACCACTTTTCAGGTTCTGCTCCGCCATGATGCACCCCATGGAACTGTCGAAGTGGGCGTGGCGGAGGGTGAAGTAGAGCTGACGTCTGAGCGCCACCCGGCCACGCCTCCAGTCCGGCTCTCTGCGGGTGAGGAAACTACCTGGGAGGATGGTAGCGACCGCCCTTCCGACAAGACCCAAACCGCCTCTCCCGGAGATTTCGCAACATGGAGAGATGGCCGGCTGCGCTACCGCAACCGCCCTCTTTCCCAAGTGCTGGCCGACCTCCAACGGCATCAGAAGGACCGGCTGGTCTTGCTCGACCCAGAGCTGGGCCGGCTCACCGTCACAGGTACCCTTTCCACACGAGATCTCAAACAGGCCTACACTGCCCTGGAGCAGATCCTGCCGCTGCGCTTTGCGGTGCAGGGCAGTGGCGAAGTCCAGGTCTTGAGACGTTGA
- a CDS encoding VOC family protein: protein MKIAPCLWFDGKAEQAANFYIGIFKNSKITDIAYYGEAGQEQHGQPAGSVMTVAFELDGLKFTGLNGGPTFKFNEAISFQIDCETQEEVDHYWNHLAEGGPPEAQICGWVKDKFGVSWQVVPKILPELLMDEDKVKAARAMTAMMGMKKMDIAALQRAFDGEG, encoded by the coding sequence ATGAAAATTGCACCCTGCCTCTGGTTCGACGGCAAGGCCGAACAGGCCGCCAACTTCTACATCGGCATCTTCAAGAACTCCAAGATCACGGACATTGCCTACTACGGGGAGGCAGGGCAGGAGCAGCACGGGCAGCCAGCGGGCTCCGTGATGACGGTCGCCTTTGAACTGGATGGTCTGAAGTTCACAGGCCTGAACGGGGGCCCCACCTTCAAGTTTAACGAGGCCATCTCCTTCCAGATCGACTGCGAGACTCAGGAGGAAGTGGACCATTATTGGAATCATCTGGCAGAAGGGGGGCCTCCCGAGGCGCAAATCTGCGGCTGGGTGAAGGACAAGTTTGGTGTCTCCTGGCAGGTGGTACCCAAGATCCTGCCGGAGTTGCTAATGGATGAGGACAAGGTGAAGGCCGCCCGGGCCATGACTGCGATGATGGGCATGAAGAAGATGGACATCGCGGCGCTGCAGCGTGCGTTTGATGGGGAGGGGTGA
- a CDS encoding PepSY-associated TM helix domain-containing protein → MRKRLWMLHSWMGLVSGLGLLLIGLTGSLLVFRTELEVLLKAPAAEEKVVVNPDVRARLDYDTLFQKVRQQMPGREVVAWDTIMFGHGVDAAAVTKAENPREWDWIRVAAATGEVLPDLPESWASPYLEWALKLHYSLLLGDWGIFFAGVLALLLCLLGLSGIYLYRGFWKTLFTLRWRSSARLFFSDLHKMVGISSVVFNLILGLTGAWWNLPVIKELVWGKDGSSQQEAEGEKDAGARPRMYNQQLSINELVQEAARLMPGLDPNRVYLSLPPRNEHMRLIGSVVPGNRLVGDYNSTIHFHAETGRVVEMTDYRHASWWGKFEVMMGPLHFGTFGGLPIKVLWCLLGLSPGVLAWTGVMMYWKRRRTIRGKSAARARLKAVDEREAAGTL, encoded by the coding sequence ATGCGCAAACGTCTCTGGATGCTCCATTCGTGGATGGGGCTGGTTTCGGGACTCGGTCTGCTCCTCATCGGGCTGACCGGGTCCCTTCTCGTGTTTCGGACAGAGCTGGAGGTCCTGCTCAAGGCCCCGGCGGCGGAGGAGAAGGTGGTGGTGAATCCGGACGTTCGCGCCCGGCTGGATTACGACACGTTGTTTCAAAAGGTGCGGCAGCAGATGCCTGGTCGCGAAGTGGTGGCCTGGGACACGATCATGTTTGGCCATGGGGTGGATGCGGCGGCGGTGACCAAGGCTGAGAACCCCCGGGAGTGGGACTGGATCCGGGTGGCGGCGGCGACCGGTGAGGTCCTGCCCGATTTGCCCGAAAGCTGGGCGTCGCCCTACCTGGAGTGGGCGCTGAAGCTGCACTACAGCCTTCTACTGGGAGACTGGGGCATCTTCTTTGCCGGAGTTCTGGCCTTGCTGTTGTGCCTGCTGGGCCTCTCCGGCATCTACCTTTACCGGGGATTTTGGAAGACTCTCTTCACCCTGCGCTGGCGCAGCAGTGCTCGCCTTTTTTTCTCAGACCTGCACAAGATGGTGGGCATCAGTTCCGTCGTCTTCAATCTGATTCTGGGCCTGACTGGAGCCTGGTGGAATCTTCCGGTGATCAAGGAACTTGTTTGGGGGAAAGATGGTTCGAGCCAACAAGAGGCGGAGGGGGAGAAGGACGCTGGGGCCAGACCCAGGATGTACAACCAGCAGCTCTCCATCAACGAGCTGGTGCAAGAGGCCGCGCGACTGATGCCCGGCCTGGACCCCAATCGCGTGTACCTGAGCCTGCCGCCGCGGAACGAACACATGCGCCTCATTGGCTCCGTGGTGCCGGGCAACCGGCTGGTGGGGGACTACAACAGCACGATCCATTTTCATGCGGAGACAGGGAGAGTGGTGGAGATGACGGACTACCGCCATGCCTCCTGGTGGGGCAAGTTCGAGGTCATGATGGGACCCTTGCACTTTGGCACTTTCGGCGGGCTGCCCATCAAGGTCCTCTGGTGTCTGTTGGGGCTGTCTCCCGGCGTCTTGGCGTGGACGGGTGTGATGATGTACTGGAAACGACGCCGGACAATTCGAGGCAAATCTGCTGCTCGCGCCCGGCTCAAGGCAGTTGATGAACGGGAGGCCGCAGGCACGCTGTGA
- a CDS encoding TonB-dependent siderophore receptor: MNNGHLLSRLLHTSRAMQCLPGVLLLLPMAAQAQTAASSETLPEVVVTADAERSFTVTEATTATKLDTPLRDIPQAINVIPRQVMADRGVTRVQEVADNVPGVQYSSGYGGLSSGSFFIRGFDSGGTYRDGFKDFGFLSPVDVVALERVEFLKGPASVLYGQNNPGGIVNYVSKRPVPYSLNELGFTYGSYDLYRTTADFGGTLISREVPGTPGPVSAKSPKGVAPVNAATSEPLLTYRLTGAYENAGSHRDYNESESYYIGPSVTWNITPDTTLTVFGEFQRYDYVFDRGLLPVKQTFQVPTSRFLGEPSSYAETESWRAGYEFIHKFSDNLQFRSAFAAIQSEQHSHFAQASGMDTDGRTVLRGSTRRYEKSENYTLQNELSGRFNTGSVEHHALVGVELARYSFGYNIGFGPLASIDLFNPKYGASLGNVAMDPWEEYGADALGIYVQDQITLTSQLKLLAGLRYDYVESQYGGAMPEQTDRALSPRVGIVYQPWEPVSLFAGWSTAFSPNIFALSENGSAFDPEESEQFEAGVKVEWVKNKLASTIAVYDITKENVLTTDPKNPDYSILTGEQKSRGVEFDLIGTPVPGWNIVANYSYTDAYVSEDTTIPNGTKLAAVPEHQAGLWSSYEIQDGALKGFGVGAGAFYVGARPATMPGNGVDLPSYWRFDASVFYKKDNWSAQVNFKNISDEDIYQSQGYLIYPDAPFNVQASVTFKF; the protein is encoded by the coding sequence ATGAACAACGGTCATCTCCTCTCCCGACTCCTGCACACCTCCCGGGCCATGCAATGCCTGCCCGGCGTGTTGCTGCTGCTTCCCATGGCTGCGCAGGCCCAGACTGCGGCCTCCAGTGAAACCCTCCCCGAAGTGGTCGTAACCGCTGATGCGGAGCGCAGCTTCACCGTGACGGAGGCCACCACGGCCACCAAACTGGACACCCCGTTGCGTGACATCCCCCAGGCGATCAACGTCATCCCCAGGCAGGTGATGGCAGATCGTGGGGTGACCCGTGTGCAGGAAGTGGCGGACAATGTGCCTGGGGTGCAGTACTCCAGCGGCTACGGCGGGCTTTCCAGTGGCTCGTTCTTCATCCGTGGCTTTGACTCCGGCGGCACCTATCGCGATGGGTTCAAGGACTTCGGCTTCCTGTCCCCGGTGGACGTGGTGGCGCTGGAGCGGGTGGAGTTCCTGAAAGGCCCGGCCTCCGTGCTGTATGGGCAAAACAATCCGGGCGGCATCGTGAACTATGTCTCCAAGCGTCCGGTGCCGTACTCGCTGAACGAGCTCGGCTTCACTTACGGCAGCTATGACCTGTACCGCACGACCGCCGACTTTGGCGGTACCTTGATCAGCCGTGAGGTGCCCGGGACGCCGGGGCCGGTCAGTGCGAAGAGTCCCAAAGGGGTGGCACCTGTCAACGCAGCCACCAGCGAGCCCTTGCTGACCTACCGCCTGACGGGCGCGTATGAGAATGCCGGCAGCCACCGGGACTACAACGAGTCTGAGAGTTATTACATCGGGCCCTCCGTCACCTGGAACATCACGCCCGACACCACACTGACGGTCTTTGGCGAGTTTCAGCGTTACGACTACGTCTTTGACCGTGGTCTCCTGCCGGTGAAGCAGACCTTCCAGGTGCCCACGAGCCGCTTCCTCGGTGAGCCATCGAGCTATGCAGAGACGGAATCCTGGCGCGCAGGGTACGAGTTCATCCACAAGTTCAGCGACAACCTTCAGTTTCGCAGTGCCTTTGCCGCCATTCAGAGTGAGCAGCACAGCCACTTCGCCCAGGCGAGCGGGATGGACACGGACGGGCGGACGGTGTTGCGCGGCAGCACCCGCCGGTATGAGAAGTCTGAGAACTACACCTTGCAGAACGAGTTGAGCGGACGATTCAACACGGGCTCCGTGGAGCATCACGCGCTGGTGGGCGTGGAACTGGCCCGCTACTCCTTTGGCTACAACATCGGCTTCGGACCTCTGGCATCGATTGACCTCTTCAATCCGAAGTACGGTGCCAGCCTGGGCAATGTGGCGATGGATCCCTGGGAGGAATACGGAGCGGATGCGCTGGGCATCTACGTGCAGGATCAGATCACGCTGACCAGCCAGCTCAAGCTGCTTGCCGGCCTGCGCTATGACTATGTGGAGTCCCAGTATGGCGGTGCCATGCCGGAGCAGACGGACAGGGCGCTGAGCCCGCGCGTGGGGATCGTGTATCAACCCTGGGAGCCGGTGTCCCTCTTCGCCGGATGGTCCACCGCCTTCAGTCCGAACATCTTTGCGCTGAGCGAGAACGGCAGTGCTTTTGATCCGGAGGAGTCCGAGCAGTTTGAAGCCGGGGTGAAGGTGGAGTGGGTGAAGAACAAGCTCGCCAGCACTATCGCGGTCTATGACATTACCAAGGAGAACGTCCTCACGACGGATCCGAAGAACCCGGACTACAGCATCCTGACGGGTGAACAAAAAAGCCGCGGTGTGGAGTTCGACCTCATCGGCACGCCGGTGCCGGGCTGGAACATTGTGGCCAACTACTCTTACACGGACGCGTATGTGAGCGAGGACACCACCATCCCGAACGGGACCAAGCTGGCGGCGGTGCCTGAACATCAGGCCGGGCTCTGGTCCAGCTATGAGATTCAGGACGGCGCGCTCAAGGGCTTTGGCGTTGGGGCAGGGGCCTTCTATGTGGGAGCCCGTCCTGCGACCATGCCGGGGAACGGGGTGGATCTGCCCAGCTACTGGCGTTTTGATGCCTCCGTGTTCTACAAGAAGGACAACTGGTCTGCCCAGGTGAACTTCAAGAACATCAGCGACGAGGACATCTACCAGAGCCAGGGTTATCTCATCTATCCGGATGCGCCGTTCAACGTGCAGGCCTCGGTGACGTTCAAGTTCTGA
- a CDS encoding PSD1 and planctomycete cytochrome C domain-containing protein encodes MKTSRLSLAALLFVPTVWGAPPAPTAEQIEFFETNIRPALQEHCADCHSATVGKVKGGLDLDTRVGWEKGGETGPAIVPGYPESSLLITAVRRMDKDLAMPPKKELPRRVVEHFITWVKMGAPDPRAGHAASTPAVPTSVRPSFDLAEARKQWAFRPPERTSVPTVKLTLWPQNEVDRFLLAAMEGRGLEPAPLASPEALLRRLTYDLTGLPPTSQEVQAFVEAARIDRPKAMTETVERLLRSPHYGEKWGRHWLDVVRYADSLDARGQGKEGDILDAWRYRDWVVQSFNKDLPYDEFIRQQVAGDILAAREGWDPDKVIATGMYAIGNWGNGDSDKLKVHTDIVDDQIDVTTRAFMGLTLACARCHDHKFDPLSTADYYAMAGFFFSSHILDKFAHPTAGEKIMRIPLLSPQEQRRREALQQRLAVVDAELNQGLMPFDSHEAPVKGAVDVVSLNRKGAPNPSLLVNRSGREARFSTITLPPGAVTVHPGPKSAVTLAWRAPEDLTVNLHATLTDADAHCGDGIEWVARIGERDLSRGTLANGATAKFEATEVSLTKGSLLALTILRGREYTCDTTAVNLRLSSTDGRAWDLSRDFVTSTKTAIDQGWLICEGEGTQLITERAPDSPLVKEQASLRNELAAFDAAMCHGLREGGIPGTKYEGYHDAQIHVRGSYARLAAPQPRGFPALLSHMQPDGIQGSGRLDLARWIASPQHPLTARVMVNRIWQHHFGRGIVATTNNFGKLGTPPSHPELLDWLAHRFMDNGWSIKAMHRLICTSAAYQQTSIPGAEALRLDPDNALFTRQHRIKLTAEELRDTLLVAGGSLDRTIGGISVKDLQIPRRTLYLTAVRSDRSSFRMLFDGADPNTVVEARNDSVVAPQALWLLNHPFAMDQASKLAQRLPLEAKQDPANGITWLYRELFSRTPSVAEINLAAQLIGGDQATPASWEILCHALMCSNEFLFVD; translated from the coding sequence ATGAAGACCTCCCGTCTCTCCCTCGCTGCCCTCCTGTTCGTCCCCACCGTGTGGGGCGCACCACCCGCCCCCACGGCGGAGCAGATCGAGTTCTTTGAAACAAACATCCGCCCTGCCTTGCAGGAGCACTGTGCCGACTGCCATAGCGCCACCGTCGGCAAGGTGAAAGGCGGGCTGGACCTGGACACCCGTGTGGGATGGGAAAAGGGCGGTGAGACCGGCCCCGCCATCGTCCCCGGATATCCGGAATCCAGCCTCCTCATCACCGCCGTGCGCCGGATGGACAAGGACCTGGCCATGCCGCCCAAGAAGGAGCTCCCCCGGCGGGTCGTGGAGCATTTCATCACGTGGGTAAAGATGGGCGCACCGGATCCCCGAGCCGGCCATGCCGCCAGCACCCCCGCTGTTCCGACCTCTGTGCGCCCCTCCTTTGATCTGGCAGAGGCCAGGAAGCAATGGGCCTTCCGCCCACCGGAGCGAACGTCAGTCCCCACCGTGAAGCTCACCTTGTGGCCGCAGAATGAGGTGGATCGCTTTCTCCTCGCTGCCATGGAAGGTCGTGGGCTCGAACCCGCTCCCCTTGCCTCTCCGGAAGCGCTCCTGAGACGGCTCACCTACGATTTGACAGGGCTTCCCCCAACTTCTCAAGAGGTTCAAGCCTTTGTTGAGGCGGCAAGAATTGACCGCCCCAAAGCGATGACCGAGACGGTGGAACGCCTGCTGCGCTCTCCCCACTACGGTGAGAAATGGGGCCGCCACTGGCTGGATGTCGTGCGCTATGCGGACTCGCTGGATGCCCGCGGCCAGGGGAAGGAGGGAGACATCCTCGACGCCTGGCGCTATCGCGACTGGGTGGTTCAATCCTTTAACAAAGACCTGCCCTATGACGAGTTCATCCGCCAGCAGGTGGCCGGGGACATCCTCGCCGCCCGTGAGGGATGGGATCCGGACAAGGTCATCGCCACCGGCATGTACGCCATCGGCAACTGGGGCAATGGCGACAGCGACAAGTTGAAGGTGCACACTGACATCGTGGACGATCAGATCGATGTCACCACCCGCGCCTTCATGGGTCTCACGCTGGCCTGCGCCCGTTGCCATGACCACAAGTTCGACCCGCTCAGCACGGCGGACTACTACGCCATGGCGGGCTTCTTCTTCAGCAGCCACATTCTGGACAAGTTCGCCCACCCCACCGCAGGGGAAAAGATCATGCGCATTCCCCTGCTCTCTCCCCAGGAACAGCGCCGCCGTGAAGCCCTCCAGCAGCGCCTCGCTGTAGTGGATGCGGAGCTGAATCAGGGGCTCATGCCATTTGATTCCCACGAAGCCCCTGTGAAGGGAGCCGTTGATGTCGTTTCCCTAAACCGGAAGGGAGCCCCCAATCCCTCGCTGCTCGTGAACCGCTCCGGGCGGGAGGCCAGATTCTCCACCATCACCCTGCCCCCCGGGGCTGTCACCGTGCACCCCGGCCCAAAGAGCGCCGTCACGCTGGCCTGGCGGGCTCCGGAGGACCTCACGGTCAATCTTCACGCGACGCTGACAGACGCCGATGCGCATTGCGGCGACGGCATTGAGTGGGTGGCCCGCATCGGAGAACGTGACCTGTCACGCGGCACCCTAGCCAACGGAGCCACGGCCAAGTTCGAGGCAACAGAAGTGTCCCTTACCAAGGGCAGCCTGCTCGCCCTCACCATCCTGCGCGGTCGCGAGTACACCTGCGACACGACCGCCGTGAACCTCCGACTCAGCAGCACGGACGGCCGAGCCTGGGATCTCTCCCGTGACTTCGTCACCAGCACCAAGACTGCCATAGATCAGGGATGGCTCATCTGTGAAGGTGAAGGCACCCAACTCATCACCGAGCGCGCCCCCGACTCTCCCTTGGTAAAGGAACAAGCCTCATTGCGGAATGAACTCGCTGCTTTTGATGCCGCCATGTGTCATGGCTTGCGCGAGGGGGGCATCCCCGGCACTAAGTACGAAGGCTATCACGATGCCCAGATTCACGTACGCGGCAGCTATGCCCGCCTGGCCGCCCCACAGCCACGCGGTTTCCCCGCCCTCCTGTCCCATATGCAGCCAGATGGAATCCAGGGCAGTGGGCGACTGGACCTTGCTCGCTGGATTGCCTCTCCCCAGCATCCCCTGACCGCACGCGTCATGGTCAACCGCATCTGGCAGCACCACTTTGGAAGGGGCATTGTTGCCACGACGAACAACTTCGGAAAACTGGGCACGCCTCCTTCTCATCCCGAGCTGTTGGATTGGCTGGCCCATCGGTTCATGGACAACGGCTGGAGCATCAAGGCCATGCACCGGCTCATCTGCACCTCTGCCGCCTATCAACAGACGTCCATCCCCGGTGCAGAGGCCCTCCGCCTCGACCCGGACAATGCCCTCTTCACCCGGCAGCACCGCATCAAGCTGACGGCTGAGGAATTGCGCGATACCCTGCTCGTGGCCGGTGGGAGCCTCGACCGCACCATCGGTGGCATCTCCGTGAAGGACCTGCAAATCCCTCGCCGCACCCTGTATCTCACCGCCGTCCGCTCAGATCGCTCCTCCTTCCGCATGCTATTCGACGGAGCCGATCCCAATACCGTGGTCGAGGCACGCAACGACTCCGTGGTCGCCCCGCAGGCCCTTTGGCTCCTGAACCATCCGTTCGCCATGGATCAAGCTTCCAAGCTGGCGCAGAGGCTTCCTCTGGAGGCAAAGCAAGATCCTGCCAACGGAATCACCTGGTTGTACCGCGAACTTTTCTCCCGGACTCCTTCTGTCGCGGAGATCAATCTGGCGGCGCAGTTGATCGGAGGGGATCAGGCCACTCCCGCCTCTTGGGAAATCCTCTGCCACGCTCTCATGTGCTCCAACGAATTTCTGTTCGTGGACTGA
- a CDS encoding TonB-dependent siderophore receptor: MSLACRRSSASAQRSGSGSGWGHGWRVRLTLFACLAGLQGPILRAEKSDARFHFTEPAGDLAEALDRFSRVTKLDVVARGDLLAGRRAPAVEGRLTAEEALLALLKDSGFEARFTGDSAVAVVPAAGGSARLLADLDSGHLLNEVVVTDFAERAYTAESASTGTRLEMPLRDLPQTVNVVPQDLLQDRAVLRPAELADSVAGVRAFTGYGGISSGDFFIRGFGTGTSYRNGYRDFSFLSPVDFAGVERVEFLKGPGSVLYGEGQPGGVVNYLSKKPVAAQVRELTLTMATDEVHRAALDLGGTFIPARQGESEPVLMYRWNSAYEDAGSHRDYGASESLFLSPAVSWQVTVDTSLTLLGEYHRYDYVFDRGLLAVPQALKVPVRRFLGEPEDEAKTDAWRAGYELKHRFSEAWQFRSGFALILSEQTSRFAQPYEVAPDGRKVLRQATARRERSQNYTLQNELSGRVNTGPVRHDLLLGVELSRYQFRYEIGFMEMSAIDFFHPVYDAPLPTAPYDPLDGYGADSLGLYVQDLVTLSPQWKLLLGMRHDTSRSREFLSGHTHDDRAWSPRAGLVYQPWGPLSLYAGWSHSFNPNFGISRDGGGFDPEEGEQMEAGLKLELLDQRVTAGLSVYEITKSNVLVPDLAAPEFASNTGAQKSRGMEVEVAGTPVRGWKVSLNYACTDAFVSEDTAVAEGTRLAGIPRHEGGFWSTYEWQSGRWKGFGMGTGLAYASDRPATLAEETVMLPSAWRWDAALFYRRDSWSAQVNFKNITGERIYQSQGALIYPEALLQVQASVTVKF; encoded by the coding sequence ATGAGCCTTGCCTGCCGCCGCTCCAGTGCCTCCGCTCAGCGGAGTGGGTCAGGCTCGGGGTGGGGCCATGGTTGGCGGGTGCGACTGACCTTGTTCGCCTGTCTGGCTGGCCTGCAAGGGCCGATTCTGAGGGCCGAGAAGTCGGACGCCCGGTTTCACTTTACCGAGCCAGCGGGGGATCTTGCTGAGGCTCTGGATCGATTCTCACGAGTGACCAAACTGGATGTGGTTGCGCGGGGTGATTTGCTCGCGGGCAGGCGGGCTCCTGCTGTGGAAGGGCGCTTGACTGCAGAGGAGGCGCTCCTCGCCTTGCTCAAGGATTCCGGCTTCGAGGCCAGATTCACCGGAGATTCGGCGGTGGCTGTGGTGCCTGCTGCGGGGGGGAGCGCAAGACTGCTGGCGGATCTCGACAGCGGCCATCTCTTGAATGAGGTGGTTGTGACCGACTTTGCCGAACGAGCCTACACGGCTGAATCTGCCAGCACTGGCACCCGTCTGGAAATGCCGCTGCGAGATCTGCCGCAGACGGTGAACGTGGTGCCACAGGATCTGCTACAGGATCGAGCGGTGCTGAGACCCGCGGAGCTGGCAGACAGCGTGGCAGGGGTGAGGGCCTTTACTGGGTATGGGGGGATCTCCAGCGGGGATTTCTTTATCCGCGGATTCGGCACCGGCACAAGCTACCGGAACGGTTATCGAGATTTCTCCTTTCTCTCCCCCGTGGACTTTGCCGGGGTGGAGCGGGTGGAGTTCCTCAAAGGTCCTGGATCGGTCCTCTATGGGGAGGGACAGCCCGGCGGGGTGGTAAATTACCTCTCGAAGAAGCCGGTCGCGGCACAGGTTCGAGAGTTAACCCTCACCATGGCCACGGACGAAGTTCATCGGGCGGCATTGGATCTGGGCGGCACGTTCATTCCTGCACGTCAGGGGGAATCTGAGCCAGTGCTGATGTATCGGTGGAACAGCGCGTATGAGGATGCCGGCAGCCATCGTGACTACGGGGCTTCAGAAAGTCTGTTTCTATCGCCAGCGGTGAGCTGGCAGGTGACCGTGGACACGTCGCTCACCTTGCTCGGGGAGTATCACCGGTATGACTATGTTTTTGATCGTGGTCTGCTGGCGGTGCCCCAGGCGCTGAAGGTGCCGGTGCGCCGGTTCCTCGGGGAGCCGGAGGATGAGGCCAAGACGGATGCCTGGAGGGCGGGCTATGAACTGAAGCACCGGTTCAGCGAGGCATGGCAGTTTCGCAGTGGATTCGCCCTCATCCTGAGCGAGCAGACCAGCCGCTTCGCCCAGCCCTATGAGGTCGCCCCAGATGGGCGCAAGGTGCTCCGCCAGGCGACGGCACGGCGGGAGCGTTCCCAGAACTACACCCTGCAAAACGAACTGAGCGGACGAGTGAACACCGGTCCCGTGAGGCATGATCTGCTTTTGGGCGTGGAACTCTCCCGCTATCAGTTCCGGTATGAGATCGGGTTCATGGAAATGTCGGCCATCGATTTTTTTCATCCCGTCTATGATGCGCCGCTTCCCACCGCGCCGTATGATCCGCTGGATGGGTATGGAGCAGACTCTCTGGGCCTTTACGTGCAGGATCTCGTGACGCTGTCCCCCCAGTGGAAGCTCCTGCTGGGAATGCGACATGACACCTCCCGCAGCCGGGAGTTTCTCTCCGGCCACACTCATGATGACCGTGCGTGGAGCCCGCGGGCGGGCCTGGTGTACCAGCCGTGGGGGCCATTGTCCCTGTATGCGGGGTGGTCACACTCCTTCAATCCCAACTTTGGCATCAGTCGAGATGGCGGGGGCTTCGATCCAGAGGAGGGGGAGCAGATGGAGGCGGGGCTGAAGCTGGAGCTGCTGGACCAGCGCGTCACGGCCGGCCTGTCGGTTTATGAAATCACCAAGTCCAATGTGCTGGTGCCGGACCTGGCCGCCCCCGAGTTTGCTTCCAACACCGGCGCGCAGAAAAGCCGGGGGATGGAGGTGGAGGTGGCGGGCACGCCGGTGCGAGGATGGAAGGTGAGCCTGAACTACGCCTGTACTGATGCCTTTGTGAGCGAGGATACCGCTGTGGCAGAGGGAACACGCCTGGCGGGCATTCCCCGGCATGAGGGGGGCTTCTGGAGCACGTATGAATGGCAGTCAGGCCGCTGGAAGGGGTTTGGGATGGGCACCGGGCTGGCCTATGCCAGTGACCGCCCCGCGACCCTGGCTGAAGAGACTGTCATGCTGCCCTCTGCGTGGCGATGGGATGCGGCACTTTTTTACCGGCGAGACTCCTGGTCTGCCCAGGTGAACTTCAAGAACATAACGGGTGAACGCATCTACCAGAGCCAGGGAGCGCTGATCTATCCCGAGGCGCTGCTCCAGGTGCAGGCGAGTGTGACGGTGAAGTTCTGA
- a CDS encoding RNA polymerase sigma factor codes for MPDTGPTPLIQEVLPDYERLQSFFQGQVGCTHEAKDLTQEAFTRVLSWQPKAQVTQPRSLLFRIARNLLIDRSRSRAKSHEISGPLTDEQLAATPDQSTAPDQHLAARENLRKVQVTIATLPDRCREVFILSRFGGLSYPEIAERLAIAPSTVEKHMIRALTACRACMDDSAQ; via the coding sequence ATGCCAGACACCGGTCCAACCCCACTCATCCAGGAGGTGCTGCCAGACTATGAACGGCTGCAATCTTTCTTCCAGGGTCAGGTGGGCTGTACCCATGAGGCGAAGGACCTTACTCAAGAAGCTTTCACACGGGTCCTCTCCTGGCAGCCGAAGGCGCAGGTGACACAACCGCGAAGCCTGCTTTTCCGCATCGCGCGAAATCTTCTGATCGATCGTTCCCGCTCGCGAGCAAAGTCCCACGAGATCTCCGGGCCCCTGACGGACGAGCAACTCGCGGCGACGCCGGATCAATCGACCGCTCCAGACCAACATCTCGCCGCCCGGGAGAACCTCAGAAAGGTCCAGGTGACCATTGCCACCCTGCCAGACCGTTGCCGGGAGGTGTTCATTCTCAGCCGCTTTGGCGGGCTCTCCTACCCGGAGATCGCCGAGCGCCTGGCCATCGCCCCCAGCACGGTGGAGAAACACATGATCCGGGCCCTCACCGCATGTCGTGCCTGCATGGACGATTCCGCCCAATGA